The Denticeps clupeoides chromosome 10, fDenClu1.1, whole genome shotgun sequence DNA window CATCGTGGTCGATAATTCCCAGGCGTCTGCGCATTGCACGTCGATGGCGAGGAGTGGCAGCGTGGATCATGGGTACGACACTCGACGGGCGGGGACAATTTAATGACGGTCATTTGGAAGAAGGAGTGGCACTGGCAGGGCGCTAAATCTGACTGTGTGCACAACACACAGCGGGTTTATTGACCACACAGATGGCTTGTAggacttttttgggggggggggattgtcACAAGCTGcttgatatacagtacaggccaaaagtttggacacaccttctattcaatgtgttttctttattttcatgaccatttatgttcgtagattctcactgaaggcatcaaaactatgaatgaacacatgtggagttatgtacttaacaaaaaaaggtgaaataactgaaaacatgttttatattctagtttctttgctctgattactgctttgcacactcttggcattctctcgatgagcttcaagaggtcatcacctgaaatggttctccaacagtcttgaaggagttcccagaggtgtttagcacttgttggcccctttgccttctctctgcggtccagctcaccccaaaccatctcgactgggttcaggtccggtgactgtggagaccaggtcaccttttattgttaagtacataactccaaatgtgttcattcatagttttgacgccttcagtgagaatctaccaacgcaaatggtcatgaaaacacattgaatgagaaggtgtgtccaaacttttggcccgtattGTACACCGATCAGCCAAAACATTACGACCTCACATTGTGATAATCGCACATCGGTAATCTCAGCACACTGGCAGTCGATGGGGCATAATTTTATGCAGCAAGTGAAACAAGGGCTGGGTCATGGAATTACCCAATATGGAAGCTCTCAGGCAAGGATCTGCTCCTTACAGCCTTCGTGGCACCAGGCACGACAGCAAACCTTCCTGGCTGCTTTTACTGGTTGGTTTATTTATGTGCAATCCTCTCGTCGTcgtctgaacacacacacacacacacacacacacacacacacacactggagggCTGGAGGAGCGCGGAGCTCCTGTTGCGTTCTGCAGAGGCGCTGCGCAGTCACCAACTTGGAGCCCGGCGACACCAACACGAACGGGATCGAGGGACGAGGTGAGTGCCACCCCCTCCcatccccatctctctctctctctcctcctctcctccccatcCCACCGTTTTACCTTCCCACGCAGACGCGTGGtcgcctcctctctcctctcctctcctctcctctccgtctcgtttcttcttcttcttctttttttcttcctaaaTTGGAACATTCCTGCGGAACGGCGCGGTGGCGCAGCAACTTCTCCCGGTTTTTATCTCTCCCCGTGACGTGGATCCAGCCCGTTCCCGTTCCACGCTTATTCACTTTGTACGTTGCGCGCCGCCGACGCTGGTGAGGATGGCGGGGGTCGGAGTAGGGTTGGAGTAGCGGAACCCGCCGGGGGAGGATATTTCTCCTTCTTCGCCGTCGCTCGAACACTTTCCCGACTTCTTTTCCTGAATGCGCGCCAGAAGCCGTCCTTCCCAGCAGCCTCCGCGGAGCGAAGTTGCCCCGGAACCGCGTCTCTCTCCCCGGTGATGGAGcgggcggcgcggcgcgggtGAGCGGGATGCAGTCCGGGATGAGGACGCTGTGCGCCGGCGGAGGAGCGTCGCTCGGcttcctgctcctgctctgGCTCATCTACTCCCAACTCGTCAAGGAAGGCAagtattattattcattattattattattattattattatcctaaCGGCGGTTTATTATAAGAAGGTTTATTATAAGGGGAGTAAAAACGGGGACGCGTCCTGACCTGGTGATATAATGTCACGTTGCCTGAGGTTGTCTTACAGAGCCTTTCCTCCAGATAACAAGTTCAGTGCCCTGAAAATACTCTTTActctatgtgtatgtgtgtgtgtgtgtgtgtgtgtgtgtgtgtgtgtgagagagagagagaggcagagagataTGTGCAAAAGATGGAAAAGGCAGCTGAAAGACTTGGAAGTTAAAGCAGGCAGCTGggacaggctgtgtgtgtgtgtgagtgtgtgtgtgtgtgtgttaggactCCTCTCTTAACAATAATGCAGCAAAAGACACTGTCGGCCAATGAGAAATGAACCATCCTCCCTGCCCCTCCCACCCCACCCTCACCCACGCCCCGCCGTGGCGTGGCAGGGACCACCCCGGCGTCGTCTCGGTCGTTCTCTCTCAAAAACCTGGCACCGCGACGGCCGGCACGAACGGGAGCCTACAGTATTCAGCAGAAACGACAAAATGTCTCCCACCACGCCTGCCCATGGTTTTTTAATGACTGCTTTCAGGAGGCTGCAGGATGGTTCCTCCTCCGCCGTCCGGCCAAAACGGGTTAAAAGCGCAGACGTGGCCTGATGGGTGGGGGTGGTTCTTCTTACCGTCTTATTGCTTAGTTCACGCCGCAGGTTCCGTCTGTGTACGTAACCAATTGCACCAATCCCACCACGAATTCACCGACTGGTTTTCATGGCAACTtttcttggggaaaaaaaaggacattccGTGTTGTGGTTTGATTTGGGGATTTTGGTTTCGTTTATTAATACGACGGGCGGCTTGTTCCAGAGAGAACGTCTTCGCCACTCAGTCATCCCTGAGATCTGATACGTTTCCTGCCtggtctgtgtgtatatgttaaCGTTCAGATAACGTTTTGATGACACAGTTGTGAACGTGATCATATCACGTTTTACGTAATATGTATATGTTATGGCCGAAGTCACGGTTTTGGCAGAGTGACGTTTTTGCTGATTGGTCCAATTTGCTGCAGTTCAAGACAATTCTGGAAGGTCGTGCAGAATTCCCGGGGGTAGGGTCTTATTTTTTAGTAGCTGTGCTCCTAGAAGATCATATTTCTGTTCAAGACTCAAGGCATGTAGGGCTTGTTCGTATCTCAAAACAGATGACCAAAATAAAATATGGCTTTGCATAGCTTGGCACACTTGTTGGGAGTCGCTGCTGGACCTTCCAGGTTGGCTGGATGAAGCCTGGAGGAGCCAGGATCATCTTTACAGAACTCAGCGCCTCTGTGCCACTCCGACCTTGGTGTCGGCCTTGAACCTTCTCTCACGAGTCTCCACACGAGTTTCATGATCTGGCAGCAAACCGAAAGgcaggttcttcttcttctcgggACACGGCCCCTGGTGATGAACAGCACGGTGTGGTCTCCATACCTCACTCTGAAGGAACCCTGCGTTCTCCACATCCAAGCATCCTCGCTGTCTTATGGGATGGAAATTCCAGAATGTTCCAAATAACGCTGAATATCAATGCATCTTTGAAAAATAAGTACTGATTGTAGAAATGAAGATATTCTGGATTTCTGATTTTCATAACTTTCATGAGAATACTATATATGACGGCTGACCTTTTTGACATAATAACAAAatcaaatgaccttttttcacTATATTTTAACTTTTTGGAGATGTAATGTGTCAtgattttttgtgtttaaatgtcacagtGACTGTCACAGCTTCGGTTCCGCAGCCGCTGCAGCTCAGTCCCGATTGACCACTGTGGTCATTTTTTGGTCTGAATTCAAGCTGTTTTATCCGCCGTCTATGATAATTCGCTACGTGCAGAATGTTTGGCAAATGTGATTATTTTGCGTGCATGTGTTCGTTCTGACCAATTGGACGGGTCGGCTGCGTCCAGGCCTGGCTGCAGAAGCATCAGAATTAGCGAGTGGGAGGAGTTATGGGTAACGGGGCTGCCGAGGCTCGGGGGAAGTTagcattactattattactttATTCCCCCCCCTCCCTCGTCGTTAATAACCCCGGCGACAGCCGCCTTCGTCGGTGGCAGCTCGGCGGTGAGACCGGAGATTGACGAGATTACGCCCCGTTGTCAGAAAGTCCCATTAGAATCCCCGTCCGCCCGCCGACTTTTTCCCTGGAGGACCTGAGAGGATTACTCGTTCGTGAAATATCGTGGAAACATTTTAATTTCGCAGAGGCGCTTAACGCTCGTGTCTGGCGGGCCGCGCTCGCCGACCGATCGCAAGTTTTACAGGCTAGGCCCGTCGGCCTGCGACGTTCCACCTTCCGGAACATCAGGGCGTTGTAAAGGCTCATAACGCGCGCAGCCGGCCCGGGTTTGATTAAGAGCGCTCGGCGCCGGTGTTGTTGCAGCGTAATTGGACGGGCCTCGGAGGGAGAGCCCTGACATTTCCAAATTTATCGCTGAATAAACTGGCGCCGCGGCGGGCGATGGCGGGCCATCCATCTGCGCGGACGGAGGCCCGCGTGGCGACGCGCGGACAGGCGGCCGGACTTCCTGTCGCGCGCGTGACTGATGGCCCGGCTTTGTGGGCGAGCTGTCAGGGCCGCGATTCACGGCCGCTCGGCCTGGGACGCTCCTTTTGTTAACGAACCCCCACCGCCCACCTCATCGCACGAGGACCGGCGTGGGTGAGGCGCACACAATGCGAGGAGTCAGCCGAGGTAGCACAGATCCAGGCCTGTAGCCactggggaaggggggggttcCAGCACACACCCACGCATACAAATATCATTCTGACAATGCGGAGCTCCCATTCGTTCATTTCATGCAGCAGGCCAATTAGAAGCCAATTCTTAAGGAATTGATTGGTTATGCGCTGGTGAACAATATAACAAttgttcaaatttttttttttctttcattttgcttCTCactgtcatgaaaaaaaaaaaaagatcctctCTATTAGTGTTGAGGAAAATAACACAACCTGCCTGAGATGTGCTGAAATgaattagaaagaaaaaaaaaaaaaaaacgacataaAATCTGAGATTAATGAGTTAATGGACGAGTCAGGCTGCAAGGGCCTAATTGGCTCCAATGAAGGAGACAAGCTGCGTCCGCGGGGCCGCGGGGCGCACCGACATGACAGCTCACATGTCATGTTCTTACCACAACCCATCGTAGAAACGTTCACTTAATAAATGTCCTGTTGCTGTTACATTATTATACTTCGAATAAGAAGTACAGAAAATACCTTCCCTCTCGCAGACCATGTTACTGCTAGCCGTAGCACAGCTGCTTCATTAAGTAATAAATGAAAGAGGTACTCAACACTTAATTGTACCGTAATGAAAAACATGGATGCTGCTGTTAACATTAAGaaaatcacagttttttttataatcgtGATTTTATGTGAGGATAATTGCACAATCATCACAAGCCGCTGGAGTGTTAAATGTCCTCCAATCAGGGTCCCTGGATTAGACAGCCACGCCCCCCACTACTCAGCTCAGTCGCGCCCCCCAATCGACCCCTTGCCCTCTTTGGTCCTCGAGGTTGTGCAGTGGGTGGAGCTCGGGGTGAAGTTACACTTCAAGTGGGAGCTAATGACGCAAGTGAGCGTCCACGGAGACCATCGCCTCTCATCAGAATCCATTTCCCAGGGTCCAGTGCGAAAACATAGTCAGATACATACAGGTATCCCATGCATTTCCTCTGAGCATTATCTCTGAGCGATTCGGAGCGTAATTAATTAGCGTTGATTAAATCACAACAGAGCGGAGCATTATCTGGAAACAAAGGCAACCAACTCACTTCCCAATATTCCATATTCAGTAACTGCATAGATACATCTCGATACATATAATGCCATGAagggaaataaatatttcttaaaTTCATGTAATACATTATGTAATGTGTTACCTGCTGGGTCCGTATAGCTCAGACACAAAATTAAGGTTTCTGGAAACAATTTGATCACTTTGAACAAACTGCATTTGAACAGAAttatcaggatttttttttgtctgaattCCATTTTTGTAGATCAAATTTGTTGTTCTTCTTGTATTGTAAATTGCAGTACATAGACCACTGTGAGTAAAAGAgtagttgaaagtgaagtgatcatcattgtgaaacactgcagcacagcacacggtgacacaacaaaatgtgtcctctgcttttaaccatcaccctgagtgagcagtggacagccatgacaggcgcctggggagcagtgcgtggggacggtgctttgctcagtggcaccttgacggatcgggattccaatCAGGGCAGTTTTGGGATTGTATCATACAGTTATATTGGTATCTTCATAAATACAGAAGTAAATATAACCACAAGCAGTGATGAACGGGCCCTCGCACACATTACCGTACAGCAATGGATTCATGcagaattatttttacaaaatggAGCATTGATTGAAAGTCTCAGCCATCTGATTCCTCTGATCCTGTGAGAGAAATTCCACCCTCCTTCTCTAGAGCAAGAGCCCCGCCCCTTTTAGGCTGGACGAGCTCATGCACATTAACATTTCACTCTGTCACTAAAAGGGAGAGGCAACACTGTCAAAGATAGAAGTAAGATTGAAATGGTGAACATGTTGTCTTGATGGTCAACAATTTTCGTGTAAATTGGATGTTGTATTAATGAGCTGTGCATGACAGTTTggaatgtgagaaaaaaaatatatttttatgctaACCTCCAGCCTTTTGGTGCTCGGGCCCTAATTACCGAAGAGTTCTGTAACCGTGTTCCGTAGATGTCATGACTCCCCGTGTGAAGGGGAAGGAGGCTCAGAAGCTTGACATGTTCTGAAATTCTACTTATTAAACAGGAAATAAACAaaggcacgatggccgaaaaagaacagaaataaacataaaaacaccaTGAGGGAACTTAACCACATGAATGCAGCAGCAAGATTTGGTTCCTCCATGCACTCTTTTAACTAGTCCTGATCAGTCATGCATAATTATCATCCGCTGGGAGTTATCAGGACCCATTATTCAGGTGCACCAGGACCTGCTGTGCGATCACGTTATCCTATTGTTTTATACCATCATTAGTGTATTATTCTAATTATGTATTTGTATGACCTTATTTAGAAATGTGTTCAAATTTTGTTGAAATTGTTCAGCTCTGATCCGCATGCTGAAAAAGATGCTGCTCACGTTGTTTTCCTATAAAAATTTAATTCCCAGGATTCCTCTGATCCAATCTTCATGACAGTAAAAGCTCTGAAGTAAAAGCAGTGTAAATACAACTAATTGCTTAAACATTTTTGCTTGTCTTTTTACTTTAACTCCACTGCATGTCAAATgtgctttttataaaaaaaaaacacttgttttGTGTTCATGATCATTTTAGTAGACATCAGTGTTATATAATGACATCctataaaaaatattgatgtgcCGAGAGTGACATCAGTCTCAGTccacaataatacatttctcAGATCATGATAGTCCATAATAAATTTCTGTACATTTAAGGTAATAAAATAAGCACATTTGAAGGTGAAGGGAGGTAAAGGGAGAATTTCTGCTTTTACTGGAGTAATATATTATTTGGAGTATTAACAGGAACGTGGTTAAACATAACAATATGTTTCTAAATAGTGTTAGAACTGCACTTCCCATCTTCCTCAGTTCTGTCCTCAACAAAGGGCGTTAAGTGTGAGTGCGCGTTGGATAATGACCCTTGCTGTAAATTCTGCACTAAGCACCACTTCTGCTCCACTTCTGAAGAAACATTTATGGAAAACCGAGGCGTTTTAAGCCAAAATCAATTGTGCCGCGGCAAGGCGCATAATTCACAGCTTCCCGATGTCCCTTTTTGCCTAGCGCCACGTGGAACTGTGGGCAGCACTTCCTGCCCCGCGTGCTGGCCGCACTCGGAGCTTCGCGGAGCGCCATTGTTTGGCGGAACTAGTCGCTCATGTTGGATTCGTGCCTTTGTGGCTATTCTCTCCGCTTGGTATTACTTTCGTGCAGCGAGAGCTTATTACTCGCCACATATCATCAAGGCCCCGCTTTTGGATCGGTGTTGACTCTCCGCGGGCGTTCCTCCCACGCGCCGTGACGGCGGCTCACGAGATTATATTTGCGCGAACAATGCAGCCGCAAAAAGAGATTTCCTCCTCGGCCGGGCTCTTCTATCCACGGGCGGCGATGGAGATAAGCCTGCCTttccgccccgccccgcccccgaCCTGCGACCAGACCCTGGAGCCTCTTCCCCCTCACGGCCCAGAGTGGCCCTGCCAAGCCTGGTGATGTCAGCCCTCCCCTACGCTCTTCACCCCTCCGTATGTAGATCCCGTCAGCCGAAACGGAGATAAGCCACGGCCCCCCCGACGGGCCGAGGCGGCAGCTAGCCCCTGTCACATCAATTAAAATGACGGCGTGTGACGGCGTGGCCCAGGGCTCGCCGAACTCCCCTCGCTCGACTCCCCCCGCGTCCCCAGGCTTATCTGCTGCGGCCCGTTCGTATGTTAGTTGCCGGAACACGCGAGGGCCACTGATATCTGATGGCACAGTTGTCCGGGGGCGGCCAGCTGCGGCGACAGGAGCGCGAGGGAGGGGCTTCGGGGCGGCCTCGCCCTCGGGCCGGGGAGGGTGCGTCGAAACGACACACGAAAATGACGAAAAACGCAGGCCCCCCTGCGGAGACGAGGGGGCCTTAATACCCTTATCTAAATTCAGTGGTTGTGGATTAATGTTGAGCACATTACCGAGCGGGAGCGCGGCGTGGAGGAGAGGTGACCTTGGGCTTCCGTCCGCCTTTCCCGAGGTCCGCGCCGTGGTCCGGATCCGCGACGTGCGCTGCTGTCAGAAGGGCCGTTGCGTCTTTTTGGAGATTCTTTTTTTGGCAAGGTCGTGCCTCGCTGTGCTCACTCTCCCAATAGAATTGGGTTGACGCCGGGAGGCTGAGCCCTTCCCCTTCTTCAGAGATCAGGCAATTTTATGCAAATTTCCTAAGCAATTCCATTTATCCTTCTTACTAATAAATTGTTGTTCGGTGCCACaccaagctttttttttctttttttttactaactttTGCAATAATTTTTCAGACAATAtacaagagtttttttttttttaaactaattttGCAATAATTTGTCAATAATTTTTGTCAATATGCAAGACTAAGCAGAATCAAGGAGCAACTTCTTGGCTCAGGATCGATGACTTTTTGTGCATTggtaaaaacaaacattttcagaAGTGCTTTTGATTTAGAAATAGGTTTATTGGTTGTAGGTCCAAAGTGACGTGAAGAAAGTGAATAAGAATGCACGCAATCAGTGATGCTAAGCACTTttgacaaaaacacattcaccaaATTCTGTTTTTTGTCGTTCCTCTCAACCACTATGACTGTCAATGCAACGTGAGAGAAAGGCTTTAGcgatttatttaattacagcagACATGTGCAGTAGTATAAAACTAGGATTTGTTCCATTCCCAAGGTTCATTCCAGTGTTATATAACAAAGTGCCAATAGATTTGCCAGATTGTGATCATAGTAATTCAGTATtctatatcgcccccttgtggtctccagtAACTATTTGTTTTCTGAATTGGCAGCCATATTTTCTTCTTGTAAGTAAAAGGCTGATTGTTGTCATACCAgtgcacattttttttgatAAACATTAACcacattttaaagattttaataggATGTGTACGATTAcatatgattacatttacatttacagcatttatcagacgcccttatccagagagacttacaatcggtagttacagggacagtcctccctggagcaacttaaggttaagtgtcttgctcagggacacaatggtagtaagtggggtttgaacctgggtctcctggttcacaggggagtgtcttgcccactaggctactaccacccttaattAAGTGTAATTAATGTGTATGTAAGAATTGGAACTTTATTGAATGTAAATAACAGGATATTAATACTTTTGTTATTTGGTTAAGAACAAGATAGGCTGAGTAATTTCATTATGAACCCATTTTGCTTAGCTGGTTACCAGCTGTACATGCAGGCTcacattttgaagaaaaatgaaaatgtgctttcatgttgaATTAAAGCAGGATGAAAATCAAATGGTGTTTTTATGTAAAGGACTGAATCTTCCCGGCATTCCTTCATGCCATATGCTCACTTGCCGTCAACGCATTTTCAAACATACGGTATGAGCAGGAGAGGTGAAGCGGTCAACCCTCGCCAGCTTTAGCCTAAATAAGACATGTGCCGCACACGTTCTCTCGGGGAACTCGTCTGCCCTCTCCCAACCCACACAgatgtaaaataatgaaagtgTTTTGCCGAGCCCCTTTCATTGGCTTCGGCCTCGTGTagttatgaataataaaaaaaagtacagagcCAAGCCGACAATAGCAGCTTCATTTAGACTCATCATCATAATTAGAGccgagatttttctttttttctttttttgtcgtCTGCCCCTGAGCTGGAGTAACCTTGAAAAGAACGGCCTCTCTTGTTGGAAGGGAAAAGGCATTAGTTGTGTTGTAATTCACTGGCACCCCACCACCACACAGCCAGTTTTATTGCCGAAGTAAAGATCCCCCCACGACCGCTGTTGTTGCCTCACAGTCACACGAAAAAGAATAATCGCGATCATAAATCACCATTATCACCATTGAAATGACTTACTTGTAGGACTGGAAGAGAGTCCCCTGAACGTTTGTCATGGACAGAAAGGAGGGAACTTTGCCGTTTGCTTTTTGTGCCAGTGGCCATGGTAGCCCCATTCGAACACGCCACGCGGGGCGGGACCAAACGCTGGGAGGAGGGAGGACGGCCCTCGTCATATCAGCAACCGGCATTCATAACTCTCCCACGTGTGATATTCAACTAGTAAAAGTCACTTTAATAAGTTGGTGATTGGAATCCATCTTAAGCAGTGGATCTCGGTCTTTTTGGGGGCATACGGTACTGTGCAATGTTGAAACGTTGATGTAGATGAACAGTTTATGGAGAGATTCCTTCTTTTCGTGAAACAATGACAGCTTGTGTGTAGAGGaagagactctgttctcctatTGTTCTCCGAGCAgcagatcattcattagtttacagagtcgGGAGAGGCCGACACCCGGTTCTTCGAGCACATCTCTGGATATTACGAAATCCTTGACACTTTTACTATTTGCTTTTCACACGTTGAGATAGTTCCGGAAGTGATtatttcagagttactgttgggaagattactttcACTCCTGACTTAAAAGCTTTTGATTGATGATTATGTTTCACTCTCTCACTCCTCACCTATAGCCAATTAAAGTTGCCAAGCCACCTAGTGCACATCCTAATGCAGACGTCCTCAGAGACCCTGAAGAAGTCCCATACGTGGAGGCGTGAGGGTACAAATAAGCCTCAGTTACAATAACAAGAAAACGTTATTTTCTGGCATCAGTTGACTGGATAAGAATGGGGGAAGAACCCATCGTCTCATACAACACGCTGGCATgcaaaaggcttttttttcgTTGTAAAGAGACGGCGGTGAACGGGAACAGCTGAGGTCTGAAGCGCGAAGAAAGGCTTTTTCAACAATTTTGTCGCGCCGCTGTAGGACCGCGGGCAACAGAAGGTTGCATTTCTCGGTGGTGGCGTGAAGCCCAGATATTGAGGAACAGCTATAGAGACAGTTACGTGTGTGTAAGAATCCCAATCCACCCCCATGCCAGTGTCAGGATGGAAAACATTACGGCAGCAGATGGGTCACACCTTTGTTAGATATACTTTATGAAGATTGCATTTTCAACACTTGTCAGATTTAGGGGAAATGTAAGTATTAacctggattttttttgccCCATCAAATCCTAAAATGGAACAATTCAAGAATCTCTGGCCTTGGTTTTATATAAAaccaggtttgtttttttttaatacattcagtgtgtgtgtgtgtgtgtgtgtgtgtgtgtctgtcggTCCACTACAGGCCAGTT harbors:
- the tafa5l gene encoding uncharacterized protein tafa5l isoform X2, with the protein product MRRCVQTFGPYCTPISQNITTSHCDNRTSVISAHWQSMGHNFMQQVKQGLGHGITQYGSSQARICSLQPSWHQARQQTFLAAFTGWFIYVQSSRRRLNTHTHTHTHTHTHWRAGGARSSCCVLQRRCAVTNLEPGDTNTNGIEGRAVLPSSLRGAKLPRNRVSLPGDGAGGAARVSGMQSGMRTLCAGGGASLGFLLLLWLIYSQLVKEGQLAVGTCEIVMLNRDSSQPRRTIARQTARCACRRGQIAGTTRARPACVDARIVKSRQWCEMTPCSEGEVCGLLFNRSGWTCTKGGGRIKTVTPLPKEPS
- the tafa5l gene encoding uncharacterized protein tafa5l isoform X1; translation: MRRCVQTFGPYCTPISQNITTSHCDNRTSVISAHWQSMGHNFMQQVKQGLGHGITQYGSSQARICSLQPSWHQARQQTFLAAFTGWFIYVQSSRRRLNTHTHTHTHTHTHWRAGGARSSCCVLQRRCAVTNLEPGDTNTNGIEGREAVLPSSLRGAKLPRNRVSLPGDGAGGAARVSGMQSGMRTLCAGGGASLGFLLLLWLIYSQLVKEGQLAVGTCEIVMLNRDSSQPRRTIARQTARCACRRGQIAGTTRARPACVDARIVKSRQWCEMTPCSEGEVCGLLFNRSGWTCTKGGGRIKTVTPLPKEPS